The Papio anubis isolate 15944 chromosome 5, Panubis1.0, whole genome shotgun sequence genome has a segment encoding these proteins:
- the LOC110743440 gene encoding uncharacterized protein LOC110743440 isoform X1, which yields MLSATGWLDPQHHLHPHPNYYNHLFPWLSVFQLLQRTSPSSTLKYISDGATSLFDCLGSSRDSLLMSRMKFNFYFNAHSHYDWSLSYLCSLSLTTRCESFALAVRIKFSKCVLLFHAWDILFSCSVVFWDLIMMSLGIWPTYKNSSWFSRVETMKKSQSDSLEFILPWSQWIDSVCAVAEKHLLVVTSFYCQPALVIFSAPPIVLSSLYTDKLPCSWFLCRFG from the exons ATGCTTTCTGCCACTGGCTGGTTAGATCCACAACATCACCTCCACCCTCATCCAAATTACTACAATCAcctctttccttggctttcaGTCTTCCAACTTCTCCAGAGGACTAGTCCATCCTCCACACTTAAATATATATCTGATGGTGCCACCTCCCTTTttgactgcctgggctcaagccgtgATTCCTTATTAATGTCTAGGATGAagtttaacttttactttaatgCCCACAGCCATTATGATTGGTCTCTTTCTTACCTCTGCAGTTTATCTCTCACTACCCGATGTGAATCCTTTGCTCTAGCCGTACGAATAAAGTTCTCCAAATGTGTTCTGCTCTTCCATGCTT GGGACATCCTCTTCAGCTGCAGTGTAGTCTTCTGGGATCTAATTATGATGTCTCTTGGAATCTGGCCCACATACAAGAATTCAAGCTGGTTTTCCAGGGTGGAGACCATGAAGAAATCCCAATCGGATTCACTGGAATTCATTT TGCCATGGTCTCAGTGGATTGATTCTGTTTGTGCAGTGGCCGAGAAGCACCTGTTGGTGGTTACATCCTTCTACTGTCAACCTGCACTGGTTATTTTCTCTGCTCCACCCATTGTTTTATCTTCCTTGTATACCGACAAGCTCCCTTGCTCCTGGTTTCTTTGTAGATTTGGCTAA